Proteins encoded by one window of Vibrio rumoiensis:
- a CDS encoding IS630 family transposase, with protein sequence MKIELSNQKKKQLERMHDSSRDRRVCDRIKAVLLASEGWSVSMISQALRIHQTTVTRHINDYLQSEKLKPENGGSQSKLNADETMALIEHLAENTYFHTHQIVEYVQNQFQVTYTVAGMNKWLHHNGFSYKQPKGVPHKLNPEAQEAFIQHYQELKQLNEPILFMDAVHPSQATKITYGWIRKGEDKVIETTGSRTRLNFVGALNLTDISTTVTESYETIDSESIARFFWKLKKDHYPLEQKIHVILDGAGYHRSQLVKDFARMLNIELHYLPPYSPNLNPIERLWKVMHEHARNNVYFPTKASFKDAINLFFDVTLPKVAGSLTTRINDNFQVLKSATSS encoded by the coding sequence ATGAAAATAGAACTTTCCAACCAAAAGAAAAAACAACTTGAACGGATGCACGATTCATCTCGTGACCGTCGAGTATGTGATCGTATCAAAGCTGTCCTGCTTGCTTCTGAAGGTTGGTCTGTTTCTATGATTTCGCAAGCATTGCGAATTCATCAAACGACGGTGACTCGTCATATCAATGACTATTTACAGTCTGAAAAATTAAAACCCGAAAATGGTGGCTCACAAAGTAAACTCAATGCCGATGAAACGATGGCATTAATTGAGCATCTTGCTGAAAATACCTATTTTCATACTCACCAGATTGTTGAGTACGTCCAGAATCAATTCCAAGTGACTTACACTGTCGCTGGAATGAATAAATGGTTACACCATAATGGCTTTTCCTATAAGCAACCTAAAGGTGTTCCACACAAACTTAATCCTGAAGCTCAAGAAGCTTTTATTCAGCATTATCAAGAGCTGAAGCAACTCAATGAACCGATTTTATTTATGGATGCAGTGCATCCAAGCCAAGCGACTAAAATCACTTACGGTTGGATCCGCAAAGGTGAAGATAAAGTAATTGAAACGACCGGTAGCCGTACACGATTAAACTTTGTCGGTGCACTGAATCTAACGGATATATCTACGACAGTGACCGAAAGTTATGAAACGATTGATAGTGAAAGTATTGCCCGTTTCTTTTGGAAACTGAAAAAAGATCATTATCCATTAGAGCAAAAGATTCATGTAATTCTCGATGGTGCCGGTTATCACCGAAGTCAGCTGGTAAAAGATTTTGCCCGGATGCTCAATATCGAACTGCATTATTTGCCCCCTTACAGTCCAAATTTGAATCCAATAGAACGACTGTGGAAGGTCATGCATGAGCATGCCAGAAATAATGTTTACTTCCCGACAAAAGCATCCTTTAAGGATGCAATAAATCTATTTTTTGATGTGACTTTGCCCAAAGTTGCAGGCTCACTGACAACTCGAATTAACGACAATTTTCAGGTTTTGAAATCTGCAACTTCAAGTTAA
- a CDS encoding H-NS family histone-like protein, which yields MSEIKKSALLNIRSLRAFTRDEFTLAEVEELLEKLTTVVAERKEAEEQELAEQAEREAKLAEYAKMIAKDGIDLEDLISAMSGGESKSKARKKRQPRPAKYEYTLNGERKTWTGQGRTPSAIQEALDAGKSIDDFLIK from the coding sequence ATGTCAGAAATCAAAAAGTCAGCATTATTAAATATTCGTAGTCTTCGCGCATTTACTCGTGATGAATTTACTTTAGCAGAAGTTGAAGAGTTGCTTGAAAAGCTGACTACTGTTGTAGCAGAAAGAAAAGAAGCTGAAGAACAAGAATTAGCAGAACAAGCAGAGCGTGAAGCGAAGCTGGCTGAATATGCTAAGATGATCGCAAAAGACGGAATTGATTTAGAAGATCTTATTTCTGCAATGAGCGGTGGAGAATCGAAATCTAAAGCGCGTAAAAAACGCCAACCTCGTCCAGCGAAATATGAATATACTCTAAATGGCGAGCGTAAAACATGGACTGGCCAAGGTCGTACACCATCAGCGATTCAAGAAGCACTTGATGCAGGAAAATCAATCGATGACTTCCTAATCAAATAA
- a CDS encoding inosine/guanosine kinase, whose protein sequence is MKFPGQRKSKHYFPVDARDPLVSQAQESKQMSRTHIIGIDQTLVDIEAKVSDEFIEKYQLSKGHSLVIDDDTAEALYNELKQYDLITDEFAGGTIGNTLHNYSVLADDKSTLLGVMSNSINIGSYGYRYLCNTSSRMDLNYLQGVEGAIGRCFALISENGERTFAINEGKMNQLLPTSIPEHIFENASALVLTAYLVRCKPGDPMPEATMKAIEYAKKYDVPVVLTLGTKYVIQDDAKYWCDFIQQHVSVLAMNEEEAEALTGEHDPLLASSTALNWVDLVLCTAGPVGLYMAGYTENEAKRPTTLPLLPGSIAEFNQYEFSRPTVRALCKDPIKVYSHIAPYMGGPEKIKNTNGAGDAALSAILHDMAANKYHRENIPNSSKHEYPFLTYSSFSQVCKYANRVSYEVLAQHSPRLSRGLPEKEDSLEEAYWER, encoded by the coding sequence ATGAAATTCCCCGGCCAGCGTAAATCAAAACACTATTTCCCCGTTGATGCTCGTGATCCGCTTGTCAGCCAAGCGCAAGAAAGCAAGCAAATGTCTCGTACTCATATCATTGGTATTGATCAGACTTTGGTTGATATCGAAGCAAAAGTGAGCGATGAATTTATTGAAAAATACCAATTGAGTAAAGGTCATTCATTGGTTATCGACGATGATACAGCTGAAGCGTTATATAACGAGTTAAAACAATATGACTTAATAACGGATGAGTTTGCTGGTGGCACAATAGGGAATACATTGCATAACTATTCCGTATTAGCTGATGATAAATCGACGCTATTAGGGGTTATGAGCAATAGTATTAATATAGGTAGCTATGGTTATCGTTACTTATGCAATACATCGAGCCGCATGGACTTGAACTATTTACAAGGTGTGGAAGGTGCTATTGGTCGTTGTTTTGCCCTTATTAGTGAAAATGGTGAACGTACTTTCGCAATCAATGAAGGTAAGATGAATCAGTTATTACCAACGAGCATTCCTGAGCATATTTTTGAAAATGCTTCTGCTTTGGTTTTAACCGCTTACTTAGTTCGTTGTAAACCTGGCGATCCAATGCCAGAAGCCACGATGAAAGCGATTGAGTACGCCAAAAAATATGATGTTCCAGTCGTACTAACACTTGGGACTAAATATGTGATTCAAGATGATGCGAAATATTGGTGTGATTTCATTCAGCAGCATGTGTCCGTTTTGGCTATGAATGAAGAAGAAGCTGAAGCCTTAACAGGGGAGCATGATCCTTTATTAGCATCAAGTACCGCTCTTAATTGGGTTGATTTGGTTTTATGCACTGCAGGCCCTGTTGGTTTATATATGGCGGGTTACACAGAAAATGAAGCTAAGCGCCCAACAACATTACCTTTACTACCAGGTTCAATTGCTGAATTTAATCAATATGAATTTAGTCGACCAACCGTTCGTGCGCTATGTAAAGACCCGATAAAAGTATATTCGCATATTGCGCCGTATATGGGTGGCCCTGAAAAAATAAAGAATACTAATGGGGCAGGGGATGCCGCCTTATCCGCAATTTTGCACGATATGGCAGCGAACAAATACCATAGAGAGAATATTCCTAATTCGAGTAAACACGAGTACCCATTTTTGACTTATTCGTCATTTTCGCAAGTATGTAAATATGCCAACCGCGTCAGTTATGAAGTGTTAGCACAGCACTCACCACGTTTATCTCGAGGTTTGCCTGAAAAAGAAGATAGTTTAGAAGAGGCATATTGGGAAAGATAG